In one window of Solanum pennellii chromosome 2, SPENNV200 DNA:
- the LOC107011175 gene encoding uncharacterized protein LOC107011175, with translation MKQNSTSLRNSGLYTSPATPEYGDNNVRGFQKGWSSERVPLPTNSGRRHISTTALMPFNSGRTVPSKWDDAERWITSPVSSYGLSRTPNAQTYRGPKSKSGPLGPPGLMYLPNYSPSVPVLESGGISNFIANSPFTTGVLVPDGVSIHYGAGGYAQNAMARATSAPGLSDLFSESSVPSSPDDDTKEPDSISCAVLRRDMATQMSSDDSTHTSPQERSSSIPPGVEQIKQHSTKVEIRDVQVDKGAPISGLSRKSRVRKPKKELPDISAPISPWDVVDGAKSMTKSQREEARIAAWENLQKAKAEAEIQKLEMKLEKRRSASMDKILNKLRHAQVKAQNMRRATSESQPRRDSHRIIPFREYFKITSFSCCFVCRIP, from the exons ATGAAGCAGAATTCTACTTCCTTGAGGAATTCGGGTTTATATACAAGCCCAGCAACACCAGAATATGGAGATAATAATGTTAGAGGATTTCAGAAGGGATGGAGTTCTGAACGAGTCCCGTTGCCGACTAACAGCGGCAGGAGGCATATTAGTACCACTGCATTGATGCCTTTCAATAGTGGAAGGACAGTGCCTTCAAAATGGGATGATGCTGAAAGGTGGATTACTAGCCCAGTGTCAAGTTATGGTCTTTCGAGGACTCCAAACGCACAAACCTACAGGGGACCCAAGTCAAAAAGTGGACCTCTTGGGCCGCCTGGCCTAATGTACTTACCGAACTATTCGCCCTCTGTGCCAGTCCTAGAAAGTGGAGGTATAAGTAACTTCATTGCAAATTCACCATTTACAACTGGTGTACTGGTGCCTGATGGAGTATCCATTCATTATGGTGCTGGTGGATATGCTCAGAATGCTATGGCTCGAGCAACCAGTGCTCCCGGTCTGTCAGATTTGTTCAGTGAATCTTCAGTACCAAGCTCTCCAG ATGATGACACAAAGGAGCCAGATTCTATTTCCTGTGCAGTTTTGAGGAGAGACATGGCAACACAAATGAGCTCTGATGACAGTACACATACTTCTCCCCAAGAAAGGTCATCTTCAATCCCTCCTGGAGTGGAGCAGATCAAGCAGCATTCTACTAAAGTCGAGATTAGAGACGTACAGGTTGACAAAGGAGCCCCAATTTCAGGGCTATCTCGGAAAAGCCGGGTGAGGAAACCCAAGAAAGAATTACCAGACATAAGTGCGCCTATCTCACCGTGGGATGTTGTAGATGGAGCAAAGAGTATGACAAA GTCGCAAAGAGAGGAAGCCAGGATCGCTGCTTGGGAGAACTTGCAGAAGGCCAAAGCAGAAGCAGAAATCCAAAAGCTTGAG ATGAAACTAGAAAAGAGGAGGTCAGCATCCATGGATAAGATTCTGAACAAGCTTAGACACGCTCAGGTGAAGGCCCAAAATATGAGACGTGCAACTTCGGAGAGTCAGCCTAGAAGAGATTCCCACAGAATCATTCCATTTCGAGAGTATTTCAAGATTACATCATTTAGCTGTTGCTTTGTTTGCCGTATCCCTTAA